The following coding sequences lie in one bacterium genomic window:
- a CDS encoding flagellin — protein sequence MRVVHNPSAIGAHHDLSNVNRALSQNLERMSSGLRINRAADDAVGLAISQRVDTQVLGLEQGIRNTQDGISVIQTAEAGMSAIQDMLQRMRVLAIESANGSETSDQRQMIQAEVDQLLESINTQAEAVEFNAMKLLTGDFSREAPV from the coding sequence GTGAGAGTAGTTCACAATCCGAGCGCTATCGGTGCTCACCACGATTTGTCAAATGTAAACAGGGCCCTGTCTCAGAACCTGGAGCGCATGTCCTCAGGACTGCGCATCAATCGGGCGGCTGATGACGCCGTCGGGCTGGCTATTTCCCAGCGGGTTGACACCCAGGTCTTAGGACTGGAGCAGGGTATTAGAAACACCCAGGATGGGATCTCCGTCATCCAGACGGCTGAGGCCGGGATGTCGGCCATTCAGGATATGCTCCAGCGCATGAGGGTCCTGGCCATTGAATCGGCCAACGGTTCTGAGACTTCGGATCAAAGGCAGATGATCCAGGCCGAGGTCGATCAATTATTGGAATCAATTAACACCCAGGCCGAAGCCGTCGAGTTTAACGCGATGAAGCTGCTCACCGGCGACTTCTCCAGAGAAGCTCCCGT